A window of the Dyadobacter pollutisoli genome harbors these coding sequences:
- a CDS encoding MBL fold metallo-hydrolase, translated as MRINIIDTGYFKLDGGAMFGVVPKTLWSKHNPADEKNLCSWAMRCLLIEDGGKLILIDTGMGDKQDAKFFGHYDLHGDETLLSSIREKGYDPKDITDVILTHLHFDHVGGAVQFSKDGSKLSPTFANATYWSNDAHWQWAIEPNPREKASFLKENILPLQESGQLHFIEKGTSPFSSIDFINVDGHTEQMMLPVIRYQDKKIIYAADLFPSSFHVPIPWIMSYDMRPLITMEEKIQVLQMAVNEDCILLFEHDPLYEAALVEQTDKGIRIKHRGGLSEFI; from the coding sequence ATGAGAATAAATATCATTGATACCGGCTATTTCAAACTGGACGGTGGCGCGATGTTTGGCGTAGTGCCTAAAACCCTCTGGAGCAAGCATAACCCGGCCGACGAAAAGAATCTATGCAGCTGGGCAATGCGCTGCCTGCTCATTGAAGACGGCGGCAAATTGATTTTGATCGATACCGGAATGGGCGACAAACAAGACGCAAAATTCTTCGGACATTATGACCTGCACGGCGACGAAACATTACTTTCGTCCATTCGGGAAAAAGGATATGATCCCAAAGACATTACGGACGTGATTTTAACACACTTGCATTTTGATCACGTCGGCGGCGCAGTGCAGTTCAGCAAGGACGGTTCAAAGTTGAGCCCAACGTTTGCTAATGCAACTTACTGGTCCAACGATGCGCACTGGCAATGGGCGATCGAGCCCAATCCGCGGGAAAAGGCATCCTTTTTAAAAGAAAACATTCTTCCGTTACAGGAATCAGGCCAGCTGCATTTCATTGAAAAAGGTACCTCACCGTTTTCATCGATCGATTTTATTAATGTAGACGGACATACGGAGCAAATGATGCTTCCCGTGATTCGATATCAGGACAAAAAAATAATTTACGCGGCCGACCTCTTTCCGTCCTCATTTCACGTGCCTATTCCCTGGATCATGAGCTATGACATGCGGCCGCTCATTACGATGGAAGAGAAGATCCAGGTTTTGCAAATGGCCGTTAATGAAGATTGCATCCTGTTGTTCGAGCACGATCCGCTTTATGAGGCGGCATTGGTGGAGCAAACCGACAAGGGCATCAGAATTAAGCATCGCGGCGGATTAAGCGAATTCATTTAA